ACCGTCGCGAGGAGGAGGGCGACCACCGCCGGGATCACGAGGGAGTGCGGCGTCACGAATGGGTGCGCCCCGACGGCGAGGATCGCGGCGACGATCAGCGCGGAGACGGCGCGCTCCGCCCACGACGTTCCCGTGTGCCACAGAAGCCGCGCGGCGACGACGGCGAACCCGATCGGGAGGACGACCTCCGCGAGCCAGAGGGGGAAGGCGCCGACGAGGAAGTTCCCACCGGCGCGCTCGCTCGCCACGAACTGCGCGCTCGCGATGGCGAGAAGGAGCGTCATCGCGGCGGCGAACGAGCCGCTGAAGATCCGCGCGACGGTGCCGGGGAGCCCCTTGAGGAGGGAGGCGCCGGTCGACAGCGAAAGGAGGCGCTTCTCGCGCGCGGCGATCCCCGCGCCGAGCATCGCGACGACGAGGGTGAGGTGCTGGACGACGGAGTTCGAGGCGGGGAGGCCGACCCCCATCGTGGTGCGAAGGACAATCTCCGCGATCGGGAGGATCGCCATCGCGCCGAGGGGGATGGAGACGAGGACGTTTTCCGCCTGGCGAAGGTACCGGCTCATCAGTGCGAGGACGGGGCGCGGAATGCGTCGCGGAGGCGCCGGACTTCGTCGAACATGTCTGCGGGGACCATGCCGCCGCGGATCTTCGGATAGACCCCCTCGGCCGCCTGGCGCCACGCCGCGAGATCCTGCGCCGAGACCTCGTGCACGGTGAGCCCGCGCTTCGTCATCGCGTCGATCGCCTTGTCGTTCGCGGCGCGGATCTCCCCCTTGAGACGCTCACCCGCCTCGGAGGCCGATTTCATGAGCGCCTCGCGGGCAGCCTCAGGGGTCGTGTCCCACGCCTTCTTCGTGATGACGGTCGCGCCGACGAGGGGGCACCACTTGAGGTTCAGCATGTGCGTCGCGAGGCCGAACCACTGCGACGACGCGGCGAGAAGCGGGGTCGTGTCGAAGGCGTTGATGAGGCCGGTCTGGAGGCCGGGGAGGATGTCGGTCGAGGCGAGGGGGACCGGGGAGAAGCCCGCGGCCTTCCAGAGGTCGACCGCCTGGTTGTCGCCGGCCCACACGAAGAGCTTCATCCTCTTGAGATCGCCGGGGCGGGCGAAGGGCTCCTTCGCGAAGAACATGACCCACCCGGCGTCCCCCCAGTTGAGGACGACGAACCCACGATCGGCGAGGCGCTTCTCGAGCGCGGGGCGCAGCTTCTCGCGGACGAAGTCCAGCTCCTCGTACGACTGGAACATCATCGGGACCTGGAGAGCGGAGACGGCCGGGTCGATGTCGGCGAGGCCCACGGCGGTGAGGGCCGCGGCGTGGATCTGCCCGACACGCATCTTGCGGACGAGATCCGGTTCGTCACCGAGAACGCCCCCCGGGTAGATGCGGAGCGTGACGCCGCCGCCTTCCGCGTGGGCCCACTTCTCGCCCATCGCCTTGAGGATCTGGTGCCACGACGATCCTTCGGGTGCGAGGGTGCCCATCTTCACCGTGACGGATGGTTCCGCGAGGACGCCCGGGGCCGTGACCGCCGCGAGGATCAGCGAGACGAGAGCTCTTTTCAAGAAACCTCCGTCAGTCCGCGAAGAGGAGATCCGCGCGCGCGAGAAGCCACCGCGCGCGGCGCTGGAGCACCAGGTTGACGAGCCGCCATTCGGGGCGCGCGTCGGGGTCGATGGCCAGGGCGCGGTTCAGGAGCGCAACGAACTCGGCGCGATCCTGGTTGCGGATCGAGACGTTTTCGGCGAGGTCCAGGAGCGGCGCCGCGCGCAGCCCCTTCGAGAGTTCCATCGCCCTGTCGAAATGCGCGCGGGCGCGGGCGACCGATCCTCCCATCGCGCCCGAGCGCGCGCCTTCGTAACTGATGAGGAACTCGTGAATCGACCCGGAATCCCACGCGTCGTCGAGAGCCGCGGCGCGCTCGAGGAGCGCGCCGACGAGGGAGAGGTCGGCGACCATGT
The sequence above is a segment of the Acidobacteriota bacterium genome. Coding sequences within it:
- the dctP gene encoding TRAP transporter substrate-binding protein DctP produces the protein MKRALVSLILAAVTAPGVLAEPSVTVKMGTLAPEGSSWHQILKAMGEKWAHAEGGGVTLRIYPGGVLGDEPDLVRKMRVGQIHAAALTAVGLADIDPAVSALQVPMMFQSYEELDFVREKLRPALEKRLADRGFVVLNWGDAGWVMFFAKEPFARPGDLKRMKLFVWAGDNQAVDLWKAAGFSPVPLASTDILPGLQTGLINAFDTTPLLAASSQWFGLATHMLNLKWCPLVGATVITKKAWDTTPEAAREALMKSASEAGERLKGEIRAANDKAIDAMTKRGLTVHEVSAQDLAAWRQAAEGVYPKIRGGMVPADMFDEVRRLRDAFRAPSSH